Proteins encoded in a region of the Gammaproteobacteria bacterium genome:
- a CDS encoding aldolase/citrate lyase family protein has product MTKKPTLVSLCATVFLTLPLLLVSSSALSQAGEVRLFNTVKQKLANGEQVVGGTVDTADPAIYCAMANAGFDFMWIEMQHSPLNYSQVADMIWACRDAPAIPFIRIPAATEGDIQKATDIGALGIIVPMVDAIEEVETAVTYANYPPIGKRSQGGGQYRALWGNDYRQAANDNIMIVAMIEQPEGVEIIEQVVNTPGIDGIFIASSDLGSFTGRRQGDPQYEALVTRVKEQTLAAGLFVGGPLAWLESREGYSFFQGPSAGALIRAGTRVSLESADPCRYLPSGATPVAGEDPCP; this is encoded by the coding sequence ATGACTAAAAAGCCTACGCTCGTTTCACTCTGCGCAACTGTTTTTTTGACTCTGCCCTTACTGCTGGTGTCCTCGTCTGCCCTGTCCCAGGCGGGGGAGGTGCGCCTGTTCAATACCGTTAAACAGAAGCTGGCCAATGGTGAGCAGGTAGTCGGTGGTACCGTCGATACCGCTGACCCGGCAATCTACTGCGCCATGGCCAATGCCGGGTTCGATTTCATGTGGATTGAAATGCAGCACAGCCCGTTGAATTATTCCCAGGTGGCAGACATGATCTGGGCCTGCCGGGACGCACCGGCGATTCCCTTTATCCGAATTCCTGCCGCCACCGAGGGTGATATTCAGAAGGCCACCGATATCGGCGCGCTGGGAATTATCGTGCCCATGGTGGATGCGATTGAAGAGGTGGAAACGGCGGTGACCTACGCCAACTACCCGCCCATCGGTAAGCGCAGCCAGGGCGGTGGTCAGTACCGGGCGCTGTGGGGTAACGATTACCGGCAGGCAGCCAATGACAACATCATGATTGTCGCCATGATAGAGCAGCCCGAAGGCGTTGAAATCATCGAGCAGGTGGTCAACACACCCGGTATCGACGGAATCTTTATCGCCAGCTCAGACCTGGGCAGCTTCACCGGCAGGCGCCAGGGTGACCCCCAATACGAAGCCCTGGTGACCCGCGTCAAAGAGCAGACACTGGCGGCAGGCTTATTCGTGGGAGGCCCGCTGGCCTGGCTGGAAAGCCGCGAGGGTTACAGCTTTTTTCAGGGGCCCAGCGCCGGTGCCCTGATTCGCGCCGGCACGCGGGTTTCTCTGGAATCGGCGGATCCCTGCCGTTATCTGCCGTCCGGCGCCACCCCGGTAGCCGGCGAGGATCCCTGCCCCTGA